In a single window of the Anabas testudineus chromosome 19, fAnaTes1.2, whole genome shotgun sequence genome:
- the LOC113156462 gene encoding cold shock domain-containing protein C2-like: MSDPDAASPTDPPLPLTSPRTPLQLSFPFLREGSRVWERERKPPQPGELPSPLPTKRTRTYSATVRAKSGPVFKGVCKNFSRSQGHGFIRPSHGGEDIFVHISDIEGEYVPMEGDEVTYKVCPIPPKNQKIQAVDVVITHLNPGTKHETWSGQIISS; this comes from the exons ATGTCAGATCCTGACGCCGCCTCACCGACGGACCCACCACTGCCACTAACCTCCCCACGCACTCCCCTGCAGCTCTCCTTCCCCTTCCTGAGGGAGGGTAGCCGGGtctgggagagggagaggaagccGCCACAGCCTGGAGAGCTGCCAAGTCCACTGCCCACCAAACGCACCCGCACGTATTCAGC GACAGTGCGAGCCAAATCAGGTCCAGTATTTAAAGGGGTGTGTAAAAACTTCTCCAGGTCTCAGGGTCATGGATTCATACGCCCCTCTCATGGAGGAGAGGACATCTTTGTCCACATCTCTGA CATTGAGGGGGAGTACGTGCCTATGGAAGGGGACGAGGTGACGTACAAGGTGTGCCCCATTCCTCCCAAGAACCAGAAGATCCAGGCTGTCGACGTGGTGATCACCCACCTGAACCCAGGCACCAAGCACGAGACCTGGTCAGGTCAGATCATCAGCTCCTAG